The proteins below come from a single Mercenaria mercenaria strain notata chromosome 3, MADL_Memer_1, whole genome shotgun sequence genomic window:
- the LOC123524363 gene encoding metallothionein 10-II — protein MGDPCNCAETGSCNCSDQCTSDGGCRCGSNCKCGADCKCPGCKVVCKCGDSCACGKGCTGPSTCQCDSGCSCK, from the exons ATGGGCGATCCGTGCAATTGTGCTGAAA CGGGAAGCTGCAACTGTTCCGACCAGTGTACCAGTGATGGTGGCTGCAGGTGTGGTTCCAATTGCAAGTGTGGTGCTGACTGCAAGTGTCCCGGATGTAAAGTTGTTTGCAAATGCGGGG ATTCGTGCGCATGCGGGAAAGGATGCACGGGACCAAGCACGTGCCAGTGTGATAGTGGCTGTTCGTGTAAGTGA
- the LOC123523426 gene encoding uncharacterized protein LOC123523426, which produces MNHVFSIIFFTFSMCITHSFAQPPRKEVACPSCFHLEFEIRNLPRFIKIFVESMLSGLKLSNPNCASNKVAPKACPKPLIPGLMENKCQTATINLKAVGIKSIFPDAELDVGVTIRTCESGWSGTVDKCMKLSEVDAATKAEITKKLKRVETQWNSVTYTGNVCIKTP; this is translated from the exons ATGAATCACGTTTTCAGCATAATCTTTTTTACTTTCTCGATGTGTATCACGCATTCGTTTGCACAGCCGCCACGGAAAG AAGTGGCATGTCCATCGTGTTTCCATCTTGAATTCGAAATCCGCAACCTTCCAAGGTTTATCAAGATATTTGTCGAATCCATGCTGTCAGGACTAAAATTGTCCAATCCGAACTGCGCAAGCAATAAAGTGGCACCTAAAGCCTGCCCGAAGCCTCTAATCCCAGGTCTCATGGAAAACAAGTGCCAGACAGCAACTATAAATCTAAAAGCCGTCGGAATAAAATCCATTTTTCCAG ATGCGGAACTAGATGTTGGTGTTACAATCCGAACATGTGAATCTGGATGGTCAGGAACTGTGGATAAATGTATGAAACTAAGCGAAGTTGATGCTGCAACTAAAGCAGAGATTACTAAGAAGCTTAAAAGGGTGGAAACTCAGTGGAACAGCGTCACCTACACCGGAAACGTTTGCATCAAAACACCTTAA
- the LOC123523425 gene encoding uncharacterized protein LOC123523425 codes for MKHVFSVIFLTFSMCITHSFAQSPSKEVVCPSCFHLEFEIRNLPGFIKIFVESMLSGLKLSNPNCASNKVAPKACPKPLIPGLMENKCQTARINLKAVGIKSIFPDAELDVGVILRTCKSEWSGTMDKCMKLSEVDAATKAEITKKLKRVETQWNSVTYTGNVCTKTP; via the exons atgaaGCACGTTTTCAGCGTAATCTTTTTAACTTTCTCGATGTGTATCACGCATTCGTTTGCACAGTCGCCATCGAAAG AAGTGGTATGTCCATCGTGTTTCCATCTTGAATTCGAAATCCGCAACCTTCCAGGGTTTATTAAGATATTTGTCGAATCCATGCTGTCAGGACTAAAATTGTCCAATCCGAACTGCGCAAGCAATAAAGTGGCACCCAAAGCCTGCCCGAAGCCTCTAATCCCAGGTCTTATGGAAAACAAATGCCAGACAGCAAGAATAAATCTAAAAGCCGTCGGAATAAAATCAATTTTTCCAG ATGCGGAACTAGATGTGGGTGTTATACTTCGAACATGTAAATCTGAATGGTCAGGAACTATGGATAAATGTATGAAACTAAGTGAAGTTGATGCTGCAACTAAAGCAGAGATTACTAAGAAGCTTAAACGGGTGGAAACTCAGTGGAACAGCGTCACCTACACCGGAAACGTTTGCACCAAAACACCTTAA